In a genomic window of Gloeocapsopsis dulcis:
- the pth gene encoding aminoacyl-tRNA hydrolase, producing MTKTAAPSVVIPQLIVGLGNPEPKYEQTRHNIGFMAVDALARSWNIPLSENRKFQAEFGEGVSPNRAKIRLLKPLTYMNLSGQAIRAVVDWFKLPPESILVIYDDMDLPVGKIRLRLSGSAGGHNGMKSAIAHLGTQNFPRLRIGIGKPEQAANNNGKTISHVLGRFSASENQVVTKLLPLVVECVELCLKQGVEKAMNRYNTVDLATKDF from the coding sequence ATGACAAAAACTGCTGCACCATCAGTAGTTATTCCTCAACTAATTGTCGGATTGGGGAATCCAGAACCTAAATACGAACAAACTCGACATAACATTGGCTTTATGGCTGTGGATGCTTTGGCGCGTTCCTGGAATATCCCCTTATCAGAAAATCGCAAGTTTCAGGCAGAGTTTGGCGAAGGTGTCAGCCCAAACCGTGCAAAAATTCGCTTACTCAAGCCGCTGACTTACATGAATCTTTCAGGACAAGCAATCCGTGCAGTTGTTGATTGGTTTAAACTGCCTCCCGAGTCAATCTTGGTCATTTACGATGATATGGATTTACCCGTAGGAAAAATCCGGTTACGCCTATCAGGTTCGGCTGGGGGACACAATGGTATGAAAAGTGCGATCGCCCACCTCGGTACGCAAAACTTTCCTCGCTTACGGATTGGCATTGGTAAGCCAGAACAAGCTGCTAACAATAACGGTAAAACAATTTCTCATGTTTTAGGACGATTCTCTGCGTCAGAAAATCAAGTTGTTACTAAACTTTTACCGTTAGTCGTTGAGTGTGTCGAACTGTGTCTAAAGCAGGGAGTAGAAAAAGCCATGAATCGCTATAACACAGTTGATCTTGCCACCAAAGACTTCTAG
- the rpsU gene encoding 30S ribosomal protein S21: MTQVLLGENEGIDSALRRFKRQVSKAGILADVKYHRHFETPQEKRKRKAVAARRKRRFR; this comes from the coding sequence ATGACCCAAGTGCTTTTAGGAGAAAATGAGGGTATTGATTCAGCTTTGCGGCGATTTAAACGCCAAGTTTCAAAAGCTGGCATTCTCGCAGATGTGAAATATCATCGGCATTTTGAAACACCCCAAGAAAAGCGCAAGCGTAAGGCAGTTGCAGCACGACGGAAGAGACGTTTTAGATAA
- a CDS encoding RNA recognition motif domain-containing protein, which yields MSIYVGNLSYQVTQEDILAVFGEYGNVKQVQVPTDRETGRPRGFCFVEMSSEAEETAAIDALDGAEWMGRNLKVNKAKPREDRGNRYRDDRGGGNGKFSRGRY from the coding sequence ATGTCGATCTACGTAGGTAATTTATCCTACCAAGTTACTCAAGAAGATATCCTTGCAGTTTTTGGAGAGTACGGTAACGTTAAACAAGTTCAAGTTCCTACAGACCGCGAAACAGGGCGTCCCCGTGGTTTTTGTTTTGTAGAAATGTCTTCTGAAGCAGAAGAAACCGCAGCAATCGATGCTTTGGATGGTGCTGAGTGGATGGGACGTAACTTGAAGGTAAATAAAGCTAAACCCCGCGAAGACCGAGGTAATCGTTACAGAGATGATCGTGGTGGCGGTAATGGTAAATTTTCGCGGGGACGCTATTAA
- a CDS encoding transglutaminase domain-containing protein codes for MIATPTSRNSLWRTIRPIGAAALHGIAFVDRKLIAIDTIKGHLLEIDLANDNTTIINPHATAEFIDATGIALWEDTLWLTRENTVYCCQLGDFKLQEFVSLPHPANGVAVWQNTVYVTCQKMGDILIFDRQTKRQITQFYAPGVGVENITVRDEELWVCDTTEQSVYCLERATGNIKFSVLTPFAFPTGLAFYRDQAGETLYVAYADEEAYIRDNPNAEPSHELTYRDRTFVHPLDYHYNPTEHFALSNGYLLEMIYTEEIAPLEDVSALQQVEWRIALPAETDRQKVKHIEPVGLPFTEEVVEGQRVAVFKFDSLQPSERHIFGWKALVEVRGIKYRLIPRDVENLPDLSPEFQARYLVDDDELAMDQLVVRRAAKEAVGTETNLLRKVYKIRNYVYDELSYGIKPHIDTPDVVLDRGIGSCGEYVGVLLALLRLNGIACRTIGRYKCPAYAEQQGVPLQPDFNHVWLEFYVPGLDKWLPMESNPDDVGENGPYPSRFFMGLAWYHIEIGKGISFETVTSKGLPLEEISLGDIAINHIRFTIVKELLPE; via the coding sequence ATGATTGCAACACCCACTTCTCGCAACTCTTTATGGCGCACAATCCGACCAATCGGTGCTGCGGCACTGCATGGCATCGCGTTCGTAGATCGCAAACTTATTGCTATTGATACGATCAAAGGTCATTTATTAGAAATTGATCTTGCTAATGACAATACGACAATTATTAATCCTCACGCCACTGCTGAATTTATAGATGCGACTGGAATAGCGCTGTGGGAGGATACGCTATGGTTAACGCGGGAAAACACAGTATACTGCTGTCAATTGGGTGACTTTAAGTTACAAGAATTTGTTAGCCTACCACATCCTGCCAATGGTGTTGCGGTGTGGCAAAACACAGTTTATGTAACTTGTCAGAAGATGGGTGACATTCTAATTTTTGATCGGCAAACAAAACGCCAAATTACCCAGTTCTATGCTCCAGGAGTAGGTGTAGAAAATATTACAGTTCGTGATGAAGAATTATGGGTTTGCGATACAACGGAACAAAGCGTTTATTGCCTAGAACGCGCTACTGGGAACATTAAATTTAGTGTATTAACTCCATTTGCTTTTCCTACGGGTTTGGCATTTTATCGCGATCAGGCTGGTGAAACGCTCTATGTTGCCTATGCTGATGAAGAAGCTTATATCCGCGATAACCCGAACGCAGAGCCATCTCACGAATTAACTTATCGCGATCGCACTTTTGTTCATCCTTTAGACTATCACTACAATCCTACTGAGCATTTTGCCCTCTCCAACGGCTACTTACTGGAGATGATTTATACTGAGGAAATTGCTCCCCTAGAGGATGTTTCTGCTTTGCAGCAAGTAGAATGGCGTATTGCTTTACCAGCAGAAACTGATCGTCAAAAAGTCAAACACATTGAGCCTGTTGGTTTACCCTTCACGGAAGAAGTCGTGGAAGGACAACGGGTAGCAGTATTTAAATTTGATAGTCTTCAACCGAGTGAAAGACATATTTTTGGCTGGAAAGCATTAGTCGAGGTGCGTGGAATTAAGTATCGTTTAATTCCTAGAGATGTTGAAAATCTTCCCGATTTATCACCAGAGTTTCAAGCCCGCTATTTGGTAGATGATGACGAGTTAGCGATGGATCAACTAGTTGTCCGTCGTGCTGCGAAAGAAGCTGTAGGAACAGAAACCAACCTTCTCCGTAAAGTCTATAAAATTCGTAACTACGTTTATGATGAACTTTCTTACGGAATTAAACCACATATCGATACACCTGATGTCGTTTTAGATCGCGGTATTGGTTCATGTGGTGAGTATGTTGGTGTCTTACTTGCCTTATTGCGTCTTAATGGTATCGCCTGCCGGACAATTGGTCGATACAAATGTCCAGCTTATGCAGAACAGCAAGGCGTTCCGCTGCAACCAGATTTTAATCATGTTTGGCTAGAGTTCTACGTACCAGGACTAGATAAGTGGCTACCTATGGAGTCTAATCCTGATGATGTGGGAGAAAACGGTCCATATCCTTCACGCTTTTTTATGGGATTAGCTTGGTATCACATCGAAATTGGTAAAGGAATATCGTTTGAAACAGTCACTAGCAAAGGTTTACCACTAGAGGAGATTTCGCTTGGTGACATTGCCATAAATCATATCCGTTTCACAATTGTTAAAGAGTTGCTACCTGAATAA
- a CDS encoding cation-translocating P-type ATPase: protein MSAHSLPDSTPVWHTLDVDKTLQLLASDRTGLSSQEVQQRLRKYGLNELTETGGRSSWVIFLDQFKNIMLVMLIAVAVISAFLDLQDNEFPKDAIAIGLIVVLNGILGYLQESRAEKALAALKRLSAPLVRTIRDGKIIEVEAKELVPGDIMLLEAGVQLAADGRLIEEQNLQVREAALTGEAQAVEKADVQLQENISLGDRVNMVFQGTEVVQGRAKVVVTGTGMQTELGRIAAMIQSVESEPTPLQQRMSQLGNVLVGGSLILVALVVVGGILQNSNFDLTNLNFGNFDELLEVSLSMAVAVVPEGLPAVITVTLALGTQRMVRRHALIRKLPAVETLGSVTTICSDKTGTLTQNKMVVQAVAVHNKDFQVTGEGYTPHGQFLLHSQNIEVDEHPELQALLIACALCNDAILQQEQEQWTILGDPTEGALLSLAGKAGIEKDQWEAQLPRVAEFPFSSERKRMSAICSAEYQAQNDSLALGNATPYLMFTKGSPELTLARCHRIHCGDRATPLSEAQRQEILAQNNAMAGKGLRVLGFAYKPLATLPDEGSEDISERELIWLGLVGMLDAPRPEVREAVARCREAGIRPVMITGDHQLTAQVIAADLGIAQLSDRVLTGQELAHISQPELEKQVDLVSIYARVSPEHKLRIVQALQRRGRFVAMTGDGVNDAPALKQADIGIAMGITGTDVSKEASDMVLLDDNFATIVAATEEGRVVYTNIRRFIKYILGSNIGEVLTVAAAPLIGLGGVPLSPLQILWMNLVTDGLPALALAVEPAEPDVMKRPPFSPRESIFARGLGFYMIRIGIIFAIISVSLMVWAYYHTNTPEYPRDPRTWRTMVFTTLCLAQMGHAIAVRSNTRLTIEQNPFSNRYLLAAVVVTAILQLMLVYVPPLRAFFDTYWLSPLELAICFGFSTLLFVWVELEKLFFRINTSRLS, encoded by the coding sequence ATGTCTGCACATTCTCTGCCTGATTCAACACCTGTATGGCACACCTTGGATGTTGATAAGACGTTACAACTGTTAGCTAGCGATCGTACAGGTTTGTCCTCGCAAGAAGTACAACAGAGATTACGCAAATACGGACTCAATGAACTTACAGAAACGGGTGGTCGTAGTTCTTGGGTAATTTTTCTGGATCAGTTCAAAAATATTATGTTGGTGATGCTGATTGCTGTTGCAGTCATCTCAGCATTTTTGGACTTACAGGATAATGAATTTCCCAAAGATGCGATCGCGATTGGTTTAATTGTTGTTCTCAATGGTATTCTCGGCTATTTACAAGAAAGTCGTGCTGAAAAAGCCTTAGCTGCACTCAAACGTCTTTCTGCACCATTAGTCCGCACGATCCGCGACGGCAAAATTATTGAAGTCGAGGCAAAAGAACTTGTCCCAGGAGATATTATGCTCTTGGAAGCAGGAGTACAGCTTGCCGCAGATGGGCGCTTGATTGAAGAACAAAACTTACAAGTCCGCGAAGCAGCACTTACCGGAGAAGCCCAAGCGGTTGAAAAAGCAGATGTTCAACTTCAGGAAAATATTAGCCTCGGCGATCGCGTCAACATGGTGTTTCAGGGCACTGAAGTTGTGCAAGGACGAGCCAAAGTAGTTGTCACTGGCACTGGAATGCAGACTGAACTAGGGCGGATTGCCGCGATGATTCAGTCGGTAGAAAGTGAACCAACACCTCTACAGCAGCGGATGTCTCAACTAGGAAACGTACTCGTCGGGGGTTCGCTGATCTTAGTTGCTTTAGTAGTTGTTGGCGGAATACTGCAAAACAGTAACTTTGATTTAACAAACCTTAATTTTGGGAACTTTGATGAATTGCTTGAAGTTTCTTTGAGTATGGCAGTCGCTGTCGTACCAGAAGGTTTACCTGCTGTGATCACTGTTACCTTAGCGCTTGGAACACAGCGCATGGTACGCCGTCACGCATTGATTCGTAAATTACCAGCCGTCGAAACTCTCGGTAGTGTCACAACGATTTGCTCGGATAAAACGGGAACTTTGACACAAAACAAGATGGTGGTGCAAGCAGTTGCTGTTCACAATAAAGATTTTCAAGTCACTGGAGAAGGATATACCCCCCACGGACAGTTTCTATTACACAGTCAAAACATTGAAGTTGACGAACATCCTGAACTTCAAGCATTACTCATTGCTTGTGCTTTATGTAACGATGCTATTTTGCAGCAGGAACAAGAACAGTGGACGATTTTAGGAGATCCTACAGAAGGCGCACTCCTATCGCTTGCAGGTAAAGCAGGTATAGAAAAAGATCAATGGGAAGCACAACTACCCCGCGTAGCAGAGTTTCCCTTTTCTTCTGAACGCAAACGCATGAGCGCGATCTGTAGTGCCGAGTATCAAGCACAAAACGATTCTCTGGCTTTGGGCAATGCAACGCCTTATTTGATGTTTACCAAAGGTTCTCCCGAATTAACGCTAGCGCGTTGTCACCGCATTCATTGTGGCGATCGCGCTACACCACTTTCTGAAGCACAACGACAGGAGATTTTGGCACAAAATAACGCAATGGCAGGTAAAGGTTTAAGAGTACTAGGTTTTGCCTATAAACCACTTGCTACATTACCCGACGAAGGCTCTGAAGACATATCCGAGCGAGAATTAATTTGGCTAGGATTAGTCGGGATGCTCGATGCACCACGCCCCGAAGTCCGCGAAGCTGTTGCCCGTTGTCGAGAAGCTGGGATTCGCCCTGTGATGATTACTGGAGATCATCAATTAACCGCACAAGTGATCGCCGCCGATTTAGGCATTGCTCAGTTAAGTGATCGCGTTCTGACTGGTCAAGAATTAGCACACATTAGCCAGCCCGAACTCGAAAAACAAGTTGATCTTGTTAGTATTTACGCACGAGTTTCCCCAGAACACAAATTACGCATTGTGCAGGCATTACAACGACGTGGCAGATTTGTGGCAATGACAGGCGATGGTGTCAATGATGCACCTGCACTGAAACAAGCCGATATTGGCATTGCGATGGGAATTACCGGAACCGATGTCAGTAAAGAAGCAAGCGACATGGTGCTGCTTGATGACAATTTTGCCACAATTGTCGCTGCTACCGAAGAAGGTCGAGTTGTCTATACAAATATTCGCCGATTTATCAAATACATTCTTGGCAGTAATATTGGTGAAGTTCTTACTGTTGCTGCTGCACCCTTAATTGGCTTGGGTGGTGTACCCTTAAGTCCGCTACAAATTTTGTGGATGAATTTAGTCACTGACGGTTTACCTGCACTTGCTTTAGCAGTAGAACCCGCTGAGCCAGACGTGATGAAACGTCCTCCTTTTAGTCCGCGAGAAAGTATCTTTGCACGAGGACTGGGTTTTTACATGATTCGCATTGGCATTATTTTTGCGATCATCTCAGTCTCCTTGATGGTATGGGCTTATTACCATACCAATACACCAGAATACCCGCGCGATCCTAGAACATGGAGAACTATGGTGTTTACTACCTTGTGTTTAGCACAGATGGGTCATGCAATAGCCGTTCGTTCTAACACGCGACTGACAATAGAACAAAATCCTTTCTCAAACCGTTATCTCCTAGCCGCTGTTGTCGTAACAGCAATATTGCAACTCATGCTTGTCTACGTTCCACCTCTGCGAGCATTTTTTGATACGTACTGGCTTAGTCCACTAGAACTCGCAATTTGCTTTGGTTTTAGTACTTTACTTTTTGTCTGGGTTGAATTAGAAAAGCTATTCTTTCGGATCAACACTTCACGACTCTCTTAA
- the recF gene encoding DNA replication/repair protein RecF (All proteins in this family for which functions are known are DNA-binding proteins that assist the filamentation of RecA onto DNA for the initiation of recombination or recombinational repair.), producing MYLKTLHLQQFRNYQQQWVEFLAPKTILVGNNAQGKSNLLEAVELLATLRSHRITRDRDLVREGELISKISATLERQTGITDLSLILRRNGRRTVALNSENIRRQMDFLGILNAVQFSSLDLDLVRGGPDQRRTWLDTLLIQLEPVYAHILQQYNQVLRQRNALLKKIQSSDGHSEELTVWNEQLVSAGIRVIRRRSRAIALLAPVAANWHESISGSTEVLQVKYAPNVVTDNSLDDLQQAFVEKIANRAIAEQHQGTTLVGPHRDEVELTINQTPARAYGSQGQQRTLVLALKLAELKLIEEVVGESPLLLLDDVLAELDLHRQNQLLDAIQDRFQTLITTTHLGSFDAQWLKASQILHVQAGQIRSSPVE from the coding sequence ATGTACTTAAAAACTTTACATCTACAGCAATTTCGTAACTATCAACAGCAGTGGGTTGAGTTTTTGGCTCCAAAAACAATTTTGGTGGGGAATAATGCACAAGGCAAGTCAAATTTATTAGAGGCGGTAGAATTACTGGCAACATTGCGATCGCATCGCATCACACGCGATCGCGATTTAGTTCGTGAAGGAGAATTGATTAGTAAAATTAGTGCGACACTAGAACGTCAAACAGGAATTACTGACTTGTCGCTTATTCTCCGGCGTAATGGTAGGCGGACAGTTGCGCTCAACAGCGAAAATATCAGGCGACAAATGGACTTTTTGGGCATTCTTAATGCAGTACAGTTTTCTAGCCTTGACTTAGATTTAGTTCGTGGTGGACCCGATCAGCGTCGCACTTGGTTGGATACATTGTTAATTCAGTTAGAACCTGTTTATGCCCATATTTTGCAACAGTATAACCAGGTATTACGACAGCGAAATGCTTTGTTGAAAAAAATTCAGAGTTCAGATGGACATTCAGAAGAATTGACAGTCTGGAATGAGCAATTAGTCAGTGCAGGTATTAGAGTTATCAGAAGGCGATCGCGGGCGATCGCACTTTTGGCTCCGGTTGCGGCTAATTGGCATGAAAGTATTAGTGGTAGCACTGAAGTTTTGCAAGTGAAATACGCACCGAACGTAGTCACAGATAATAGCTTAGATGATTTACAGCAGGCATTCGTCGAAAAGATTGCCAATAGAGCGATCGCAGAACAACACCAAGGGACAACTTTGGTTGGTCCCCATCGTGATGAAGTAGAATTGACAATTAATCAAACACCAGCACGTGCCTACGGATCTCAAGGACAACAACGGACTTTAGTTCTCGCACTCAAACTAGCAGAACTGAAACTGATTGAAGAAGTCGTTGGGGAATCACCGTTACTACTACTCGATGACGTTCTGGCTGAACTCGATCTTCATCGTCAAAATCAGTTACTTGATGCCATTCAAGATCGATTTCAAACCTTGATCACGACTACCCACTTAGGATCGTTTGATGCTCAGTGGCTCAAAGCGTCTCAAATTCTCCACGTTCAAGCAGGACAAATCAGATCATCTCCAGTTGAGTAA
- a CDS encoding MgtC/SapB family protein: MTSTYFVSPSDIPSVVFRICIALIVGAIIGLERQLRNKPAGLRTHMLVSFGSALFVLIPLQMGVHSDSPDAISRVIQGVAAGIGFLGAGEILRATRDRDGELADIRGLTSAAAIWVSAALGVVSGCGLWQLSLISAILGLLVLSVFKQIERRIG, translated from the coding sequence TTGACCAGTACTTACTTTGTTTCTCCTAGTGACATACCGAGTGTTGTCTTTAGAATATGTATTGCGCTGATTGTAGGAGCAATCATTGGCTTAGAGCGCCAACTGCGCAATAAACCAGCTGGCTTAAGAACTCACATGTTGGTGAGTTTTGGTTCTGCCTTATTTGTGCTGATTCCACTGCAAATGGGCGTACACTCAGATAGTCCTGATGCGATCAGCCGTGTTATTCAAGGCGTTGCGGCTGGTATCGGTTTTCTCGGTGCTGGAGAGATTTTACGAGCTACACGCGATCGTGATGGCGAACTTGCTGATATTCGCGGGTTAACTTCTGCTGCGGCAATTTGGGTTTCTGCGGCTTTAGGTGTTGTATCTGGGTGTGGATTGTGGCAATTAAGTTTAATTAGCGCGATCCTTGGTTTACTTGTGCTGAGCGTTTTTAAGCAAATTGAAAGACGGATTGGATAG
- a CDS encoding CHASE domain-containing protein, whose protein sequence is MEPDLSPNPRQPRRTWIPYFVLAVTLLITGIATFYVARTARTKDQLRFENAAEFTKDEIKSRLNNYVSLLRGGSGLFAATDQVTREDFRAYVQQLELRDRYSGIQGIGFSVKTTSDRKDALVAELRQQGIQITIRPESPRSEYHSIIYLEPLDRRNEAAIGFDMFTEKVRRAAMERARDTGTAAASGKVTLIQEIDSYKQAGFLIYFPVYRNGSNPKTVAQKQAALEGFVYSPFRVDDLLRDVISEQYSYVDFQVYDGTEIISQNLLYRSNPDSFNHHSSLTTTTTINIAGRTWSLVFTTRPEFVNTSEAGLVPYIFFGGVAISMVLFGLTRSQARAKTAAEKAVAQMHRSQAALRTSESRFRCLIEADIIGIITADLDGKIIEANDAFLKMVGYQRDELQEIRWDTLTPPEYHHLDQHASQEIRTFGACHPFEKEYIRKDGSRISVLLGGATVEGTQNICIAFVLDLTERKHLENTLRHQTEELAEANRLKDDFLAVVSHELRTPLNAILGWVQLLRSRRMDEAKTNKALEVIERNAKVQTQLIEDLLDTSRLIRGQLYLQMRLVDMTVVIADAIDSVQPAAAAKKIQIDSAASEIGIVWGDRDRLQQIVWNLLSNAIKFTPDGGQVEVKLNCVDQSIEIQVSDTGIGISPEFLPYIFDRFRQAESATTRSSSGLGLGLAIVRHLVELHGGTIRATSAGIGRGATFIVKLPLWNCSQKKVVTEDLLAPRQIRENKRIIH, encoded by the coding sequence ATGGAACCGGATTTATCCCCAAACCCACGTCAGCCGCGTCGCACTTGGATTCCTTATTTTGTCTTAGCAGTAACCTTGTTAATTACTGGAATTGCGACTTTTTATGTTGCACGAACGGCGAGAACGAAAGATCAGTTACGTTTTGAAAATGCTGCTGAGTTTACCAAAGATGAGATTAAAAGTCGTTTAAACAATTATGTTTCACTGTTACGCGGTGGAAGTGGTTTGTTCGCAGCAACCGATCAAGTCACTCGCGAGGATTTTCGTGCTTACGTACAACAGTTGGAGTTACGCGATCGCTATTCAGGAATCCAAGGTATCGGTTTTTCTGTTAAAACGACATCCGATCGAAAAGATGCGCTCGTTGCCGAACTGCGTCAACAAGGGATACAAATTACAATTCGCCCCGAATCCCCTCGTAGCGAGTATCACTCAATTATCTACCTTGAACCTTTAGATCGTAGAAACGAAGCGGCTATTGGGTTTGATATGTTTACCGAAAAAGTCCGCCGTGCAGCAATGGAACGGGCGCGTGACACTGGTACTGCAGCCGCATCAGGAAAAGTAACTCTTATACAAGAAATTGACAGTTATAAGCAAGCAGGCTTTCTCATTTATTTTCCTGTTTATAGAAATGGCTCTAATCCAAAAACAGTGGCACAGAAACAAGCCGCTTTAGAGGGATTTGTTTATAGTCCTTTTCGTGTAGATGACTTGCTGCGCGATGTAATTAGCGAACAATACTCTTATGTAGACTTTCAAGTTTATGACGGAACCGAAATTATTTCCCAAAATTTATTGTATCGCTCAAATCCCGACAGTTTTAACCATCACTCAAGTTTAACAACAACGACAACGATTAATATTGCTGGACGAACCTGGAGTCTTGTGTTTACTACACGTCCTGAGTTTGTCAATACATCAGAAGCAGGGTTAGTACCATATATTTTCTTTGGGGGAGTTGCGATTAGTATGGTGCTATTCGGACTCACGCGATCGCAAGCCCGCGCTAAAACTGCAGCCGAAAAAGCTGTAGCTCAAATGCACCGTTCGCAAGCAGCACTGCGTACGAGTGAATCGCGTTTTCGCTGCTTAATCGAGGCTGACATTATTGGCATTATTACTGCTGATTTAGATGGCAAAATTATAGAAGCAAATGACGCCTTTTTAAAAATGGTTGGGTATCAACGCGATGAACTGCAAGAAATTCGTTGGGATACTTTGACACCACCTGAATATCATCATTTAGATCAACACGCAAGTCAAGAAATTAGGACATTTGGAGCTTGTCATCCGTTTGAAAAAGAATATATTCGCAAAGATGGCAGTCGCATTTCTGTTTTACTTGGTGGTGCAACAGTCGAAGGAACTCAAAATATTTGTATTGCTTTTGTGCTTGACTTAACTGAGCGTAAGCACCTAGAAAATACCTTACGACACCAAACGGAAGAACTCGCAGAAGCCAACCGCTTGAAAGATGACTTTTTAGCTGTCGTATCGCACGAACTACGCACGCCTTTAAATGCCATACTGGGCTGGGTACAATTGTTGCGCAGTCGCCGGATGGATGAAGCAAAGACAAATAAAGCCTTAGAAGTGATTGAGCGTAATGCAAAAGTGCAAACGCAACTTATTGAAGATTTATTAGATACTTCCCGCTTGATTCGCGGTCAATTATACTTACAGATGCGCCTTGTAGATATGACAGTCGTGATCGCTGATGCAATTGATTCTGTACAACCAGCAGCCGCAGCCAAAAAAATTCAGATTGACAGCGCCGCTTCTGAGATTGGGATAGTTTGGGGCGATCGCGATCGCTTGCAACAAATTGTCTGGAATCTTTTGTCGAATGCAATCAAATTCACTCCTGATGGCGGTCAAGTCGAAGTTAAACTTAATTGCGTCGATCAGTCTATTGAAATCCAAGTCAGCGACACAGGAATTGGTATTAGCCCTGAGTTTTTGCCCTATATCTTTGATCGTTTCCGACAAGCTGAAAGTGCAACGACTCGCTCTAGCAGTGGCTTAGGGCTGGGATTAGCGATTGTTCGTCATCTGGTAGAATTGCATGGTGGTACTATTCGTGCTACTAGCGCTGGAATTGGACGCGGAGCAACTTTCATTGTCAAACTACCATTGTGGAATTGTTCCCAAAAAAAAGTTGTCACAGAAGATCTGTTAGCACCTAGGCAAATACGAGAGAACAAGAGAATAATACATTAA